The following proteins are co-located in the Solanum pennellii chromosome 1, SPENNV200 genome:
- the LOC107001950 gene encoding peroxisomal membrane protein 11D yields MSALDAARAELALAVLYLNKAEARDKICRAIQYGSKFVSNGEPGTAQNVDKSTSLARKVFRLFKFINDLHGLISPPAPGTPLPLILLGKSKNALLSTFLFLDQFVWLGRTGIYKNKERTDLLGRISLFCWMGSSICTTLVEIGEIGRLSASMKKLEKELKSSNKYKDEQYRVKLQKSNERSLALIKAGIDIVVAVGLLQLAPKKVTPRVTGAFGFVSSLISCYQLLPAPPKAKTS; encoded by the exons ATGAGTGCCTTGGATGCAGCCAGAGCAGAGCTTGCCCTTGCAGTCTTGTACTTGAACAAAGCAGAGGCAAGGGACAAGATATGCAGGGCAATACAGTATGGTTCAAAATTTGTGAGTAATGGAGAGCCTGGCACTGCTCAAAATGTTGACAAATCAACTAGCTTAGCAAGGAAAGTATTCCGTCTTTTCAAG TTCATCAATGATCTGCATGGGCTTATTAGTCCACCTGCCCCAGGAACCCCACTTCCACTCATCTTGTTGGGGAAG TCTAAAAATGCATTGCTATCGACTTTCTTGTTTCTGGATCAATTTGTGTGGCTTGGAAGGACAGGCATTTACAAG AACAAAGAACGCACTGATTTACTTGGCAGGATCTCTCTCTTTTGTTGGATGGGTTCCTCAATATGTACTACATTAGTGGAG ATTGGGGAGATTGGAAGACTTTCTGCATCAATGAAAAAGCTGGAGAAGGAACTCAAGAGTAGCAACAAATACAAG GATGAGCAGTACAGGGTTAAGCTTCAGAAGTCAAATGAGAGGTCTCTAGCCCTGATTAAAGCAGGCATTGACATAGTAGTTGCTGTCGGATTGCTCCAATTGGCACCTAAGAAAGTCACTCCCCGCGTAACGGGAGCCTTTGGATTTGTTAGCTCCTTGATATCATGTTATCAG TTGCTCCCAGCACCTCCAAAGGCCAAGACATCGTAA
- the LOC107008437 gene encoding protein CELLULOSE SYNTHASE INTERACTIVE 3, translating to MMVDDSGNLSVEEWLSRAQELVPVALKKAREVKGFPGRWRMIISKLEQIPNRLSDLSSHPFFSKNALCKEQLQTVSKTLNEAVELAEKCMKEKYEGKLRMQSDLDALSGRLDLNLRDCGLLIKSGVLGEVTLPSSVASTSAAPEVAVHGNLRELLARLQIGHLEAKHKALDNLLEVMKEDEKNVLAVLGRSNIAALVQLLTATSPRMREKTVTVICSLAESGSCENWLVSEGVLPPLIRLVESGTTVSKEKATISLQRLSMTAETARSIVGHGGIRPLIEICQTGDSVSQAAAACTLKNISAVPEVRQALAEEGIIKVMMNLLDCGILLGSKEYAAECLQNLTSGNDDLRRSVVSEGGIRSLLAYLDGPLPQESAVGALRNLVGSVSTDILISLGLLPRLVHVLKSGSLGAQQAAASAVCRICASTEMKRLLGEAGCIPLLIKMLEAKANGVKEVAAQAIASLMSLAHNCREVKRDDKSVPNLVQLLDPAPQNTAKKYAVSCLFLLSSSKKCKKLMISYGAIGYLKKLTEMDIPNAKKLLERLERGKLRSLFSRK from the coding sequence ATGATGGTGGATGATAGTGGCAACTTGTCTGTTGAAGAGTGGCTCTCGCGTGCACAAGAACTTGTGCCTGTTGCACTTAAGAAGGCAAGAGAGGTGAAAGGATTCCCCGGTAGATGGAGGATGATTATCTCAAAATTGGAACAGATCCCGAATCGACTGTCTGATTTATCTAGCCATCCTTTCTTCTCAAAGAATGCTCTTTGTAAAGAGCAATTGCAGACGGTATCAAAGACGTTAAATGAAGCTGTTGAATTGGCAGAGAAGTGCATGAAAGAGAAGTATGAGGGAAAACTTCGGATGCAAAGTGATTTAGATGCATTGTCAGGGAGATTGGATTTGAACTTGCGTGATTGTGGGCTCTTAATCAAGTCTGGAGTGCTTGGTGAGGTTACTTTGCCGTCATCTGTTGCAAGCACATCCGCGGCACCTGAGGTAGCAGTACATGGAAATTTACGAGAATTGCTTGCTCGGCTTCAGATTGGACACTTGGAGGCTAAACATAAGGCCCTTGATAACCTTCTTGAAGTCATGAAAGAAGATGAGAAAAATGTTTTGGCTGTCCTAGGTCGAAGCAATATTGCGGCTCTAGTCCAACTGTTAACTGCTACTTCTCCTCGAATGAGGGAGAAGACAGTAACTGTAATTTGCTCGCTTGCAGAATCTGGGAGTTGTGAGAATTGGCTGGTTTCAGAAGGTGTCCTCCCTCCTCTTATACGTCTTGTTGAATCTGGTACAACTGTGAGCAAAGAGAAGGCCACCATTTCTCTCCAGAGATTGTCTATGACAGCAGAAACAGCTCGTTCTATTGTTGGACATGGTGGGATTAGGCCTCTAATCGAGATCTGCCAAACTGGTGATTCTGTTTCTCAGGCGGCTGCTGCTTGTACCCTGAAAAATATATCTGCTGTTCCTGAAGTTCGACAAGCTCTAGCTGAAGAAGGTATCATAAAAGTTATGATGAATCTCTTAGATTGTGGAATACTGTTGGGATCGAAAGAGTATGCAGCTGAATGCTTGCAAAATTTAACTTCTGGAAATGATGATCTCCGAAGATCAGTTGTGTCAGAGGGTGGAATCAGAAGCCTGTTAGCATACTTGGATGGTCCATTGCCCCAAGAATCAGCTGTAGGGGCCTTGAGAAATTTGGTTGGGTCTGTGTCAACAGACATTTTAATCTCGCTTGGTCTCCTTCCAAGGTTGGTCCATGTGCTCAAGTCAGGATCACTTGGTGCACAACAGGCTGCAGCATCAGCAGTGTGTCGAATTTGCGCCTCAACTGAGATGAAGAGACTTTTGGGTGAAGCTGGATGCATTCCTCTCCTTATTAAGATGTTGGAGGCTAAAGCAAATGGGGTGAAGGAGGTTGCTGCTCAAGCGATTGCTAGCCTAATGTCCCTTGCGCATAATTGCAGGGAAGTCAAGAGAGACGATAAGAGCGTGCCAAATTTGGTTCAGCTGCTTGATCCAGCTCCTCAAAACACTGCTAAGAAGTATGCTGTTTCTTGTCTTTTCTTGCTTTCCTCGAGCAAGAAATGCAAGAAGCTGATGATTTCCTATGGAGCAATTGGCTATCTGAAGAAGCTTACCGAGATGGATATTCCAAACGCAAAGAAGCTACTCGAACGCTTGGAAAGAGGTAAATTGAGAAGCTTGTTTAGCAGAAAATAG
- the LOC107019640 gene encoding serine/arginine-rich splicing factor RS41-like isoform X1 — protein sequence MRAIFCGNLEFDARQSDVERLFRRYGKVDRVDMKSGFAFIYMEDERDADDAIRRLDRIEFGKKGRRLRVEWTKQDRGSRRPEISRKPAANTRPSKTLFVINFDPVHTQTRDIEKYFEPYGRISNVRIRKNFAFVQYESVDDASRALEATNMSKFMDRVISVEFAIRDDDDRRNGRSPDRRGRDMSPDRRGYDRRRSPSPYRRDRGSPDYGRGAPLNSRPQTRRSPEYGRAESPVNERYHSRSPPPRERSRS from the exons ATGAGGGCCATATTTTGTGGCAATCTGGAGTTTGACGCTCGCCAGTCAGATGTTGAGCGGCTTTTCAGAAGATATGGGAAGGTTGATAGGGTGGACATGAAATCTG GATTTGCTTTCATTTATATGGAGGACGAGCGAGATGCTGATGATGCAATTAGAAGGCTTGACAGGATAGAGTTTGGTAAAAAGGGACGCAGGCTTCGTGTAGAATGGACTAAG CAGGATCGTGGTAGTAGGAGGCCTGAAATTTCCAGAAAACCTGCTGCAAATACTAGACCTTCAAAGACTTTATTTGTCATCAACTTTGATCCAGTTCATACTCAGACAAGGGACATAGAGAAGTATTTTGAACCATATGGTAGAATATCAAATGTTCGAATTAGAAAGAATTTCGCGTTTGTTCAGTATGAGTCGGTGGATGATGCTAGCAGAGCATTAGAAGCAACAAACATGAG CAAGTTCATGGATCGAGTTATTTCTGTGGAATTTGCAATTCGAGACGATGATGACAGGAGAAATGGTCGCAGTCCTGACAGAAGAGGCCGTGACATGTCGCCTGACAGAAGAGGTTATGACCGTCGGCGTTCCCCTAGCCCATATAGAAGGGATAGGGGTAGTCCTGACTATGGACGTGGGGCACCTCTAAACTCAAGGCCTCAGACCAGGAGAAGTCCTGAGTATGGTCGAGCAGAAAGTCCCGTCAATGAGAGATATCACAG TCGTTCACCACCTCCACGTGAGAGGTCTCGATCTTGA
- the LOC107019640 gene encoding serine/arginine-rich splicing factor RS41-like isoform X2: protein MRAIFCGNLEFDARQSDVERLFRRYGKVDRVDMKSGFAFIYMEDERDADDAIRRLDRIEFGKKGRRLRVEWTKDRGSRRPEISRKPAANTRPSKTLFVINFDPVHTQTRDIEKYFEPYGRISNVRIRKNFAFVQYESVDDASRALEATNMSKFMDRVISVEFAIRDDDDRRNGRSPDRRGRDMSPDRRGYDRRRSPSPYRRDRGSPDYGRGAPLNSRPQTRRSPEYGRAESPVNERYHSRSPPPRERSRS, encoded by the exons ATGAGGGCCATATTTTGTGGCAATCTGGAGTTTGACGCTCGCCAGTCAGATGTTGAGCGGCTTTTCAGAAGATATGGGAAGGTTGATAGGGTGGACATGAAATCTG GATTTGCTTTCATTTATATGGAGGACGAGCGAGATGCTGATGATGCAATTAGAAGGCTTGACAGGATAGAGTTTGGTAAAAAGGGACGCAGGCTTCGTGTAGAATGGACTAAG GATCGTGGTAGTAGGAGGCCTGAAATTTCCAGAAAACCTGCTGCAAATACTAGACCTTCAAAGACTTTATTTGTCATCAACTTTGATCCAGTTCATACTCAGACAAGGGACATAGAGAAGTATTTTGAACCATATGGTAGAATATCAAATGTTCGAATTAGAAAGAATTTCGCGTTTGTTCAGTATGAGTCGGTGGATGATGCTAGCAGAGCATTAGAAGCAACAAACATGAG CAAGTTCATGGATCGAGTTATTTCTGTGGAATTTGCAATTCGAGACGATGATGACAGGAGAAATGGTCGCAGTCCTGACAGAAGAGGCCGTGACATGTCGCCTGACAGAAGAGGTTATGACCGTCGGCGTTCCCCTAGCCCATATAGAAGGGATAGGGGTAGTCCTGACTATGGACGTGGGGCACCTCTAAACTCAAGGCCTCAGACCAGGAGAAGTCCTGAGTATGGTCGAGCAGAAAGTCCCGTCAATGAGAGATATCACAG TCGTTCACCACCTCCACGTGAGAGGTCTCGATCTTGA
- the LOC107019640 gene encoding serine/arginine-rich splicing factor RS41-like isoform X4, whose product MEDERDADDAIRRLDRIEFGKKGRRLRVEWTKDRGSRRPEISRKPAANTRPSKTLFVINFDPVHTQTRDIEKYFEPYGRISNVRIRKNFAFVQYESVDDASRALEATNMSKFMDRVISVEFAIRDDDDRRNGRSPDRRGRDMSPDRRGYDRRRSPSPYRRDRGSPDYGRGAPLNSRPQTRRSPEYGRAESPVNERYHSRSPPPRERSRS is encoded by the exons ATGGAGGACGAGCGAGATGCTGATGATGCAATTAGAAGGCTTGACAGGATAGAGTTTGGTAAAAAGGGACGCAGGCTTCGTGTAGAATGGACTAAG GATCGTGGTAGTAGGAGGCCTGAAATTTCCAGAAAACCTGCTGCAAATACTAGACCTTCAAAGACTTTATTTGTCATCAACTTTGATCCAGTTCATACTCAGACAAGGGACATAGAGAAGTATTTTGAACCATATGGTAGAATATCAAATGTTCGAATTAGAAAGAATTTCGCGTTTGTTCAGTATGAGTCGGTGGATGATGCTAGCAGAGCATTAGAAGCAACAAACATGAG CAAGTTCATGGATCGAGTTATTTCTGTGGAATTTGCAATTCGAGACGATGATGACAGGAGAAATGGTCGCAGTCCTGACAGAAGAGGCCGTGACATGTCGCCTGACAGAAGAGGTTATGACCGTCGGCGTTCCCCTAGCCCATATAGAAGGGATAGGGGTAGTCCTGACTATGGACGTGGGGCACCTCTAAACTCAAGGCCTCAGACCAGGAGAAGTCCTGAGTATGGTCGAGCAGAAAGTCCCGTCAATGAGAGATATCACAG TCGTTCACCACCTCCACGTGAGAGGTCTCGATCTTGA
- the LOC107019640 gene encoding serine/arginine-rich splicing factor RS41-like isoform X3 codes for MEDERDADDAIRRLDRIEFGKKGRRLRVEWTKQDRGSRRPEISRKPAANTRPSKTLFVINFDPVHTQTRDIEKYFEPYGRISNVRIRKNFAFVQYESVDDASRALEATNMSKFMDRVISVEFAIRDDDDRRNGRSPDRRGRDMSPDRRGYDRRRSPSPYRRDRGSPDYGRGAPLNSRPQTRRSPEYGRAESPVNERYHSRSPPPRERSRS; via the exons ATGGAGGACGAGCGAGATGCTGATGATGCAATTAGAAGGCTTGACAGGATAGAGTTTGGTAAAAAGGGACGCAGGCTTCGTGTAGAATGGACTAAG CAGGATCGTGGTAGTAGGAGGCCTGAAATTTCCAGAAAACCTGCTGCAAATACTAGACCTTCAAAGACTTTATTTGTCATCAACTTTGATCCAGTTCATACTCAGACAAGGGACATAGAGAAGTATTTTGAACCATATGGTAGAATATCAAATGTTCGAATTAGAAAGAATTTCGCGTTTGTTCAGTATGAGTCGGTGGATGATGCTAGCAGAGCATTAGAAGCAACAAACATGAG CAAGTTCATGGATCGAGTTATTTCTGTGGAATTTGCAATTCGAGACGATGATGACAGGAGAAATGGTCGCAGTCCTGACAGAAGAGGCCGTGACATGTCGCCTGACAGAAGAGGTTATGACCGTCGGCGTTCCCCTAGCCCATATAGAAGGGATAGGGGTAGTCCTGACTATGGACGTGGGGCACCTCTAAACTCAAGGCCTCAGACCAGGAGAAGTCCTGAGTATGGTCGAGCAGAAAGTCCCGTCAATGAGAGATATCACAG TCGTTCACCACCTCCACGTGAGAGGTCTCGATCTTGA
- the LOC107025168 gene encoding ethylene-responsive transcription factor ERF010-like, with the protein MATHLENTKTTITTNTNTTKSSSTEPKKSSITRKFVGVRQRPSGRWVAEIKDSSQRVRLWLGTYDTPEEAAHAYDEAARALRGENARTNFASTTPNSDMDQSNILHSKNGLSFSSIKAKLSKNLQSIMARNSENKSSSSKSITRVSDHFTFARIFHFKNNYDQQYQNHRHVDMNKVVQPSIRVLPHDVTDKNNNDNNNNNDSSWENSSSVSDCSSEWAAFRQLGLDCDNYGSDGSEYFVGSDPLMAGWISSPDIMSSTSTNEGSSRSKRFKVSSSVMVPPTFTESPLHDAQNYVPF; encoded by the coding sequence ATGGCTACACATTTAGAAAACACGAAAACCACCATCAcaaccaacaccaacaccacgAAATCATCATCAACAGAACcaaagaaatcatcaataacaagAAAATTTGTAGGTGTAAGACAAAGACCCTCTGGAAGATGGGTTGCTGAGATAAAAGACTCGTCTCAACGGGTGAGATTATGGCTAGGAACATACGATACTCCTGAAGAAGCTGCTCATGCCTACGATGAAGCTGCTCGAGCCCTAAGAGGCGAAAATGCACGGACCAATTTCGCTTCTACTACTCCAAATTCCGATATGGATCAATCGAATATATTGCATAGTAAAAATGGTCTTAGCTTTTCATCGATAAAAGCAAAATTAAGCAAGAATTTACAAAGCATCATGGCTAGAAATTCAGAAAATAAGTCTTCATCGTCCAAGAGTATTACTAGAGTAAGTGATCATTTCACATTTGCTAGGATTTTCCACTTCAAGAATAATTATGATCAACAATACCAAAATCATCGTCATGTGGACATGAATAAAGTTGTGCAACCAAGTATTAGAGTACTTCCACATGACGTAACTGATAAAAATAACAAcgataacaataacaataatgatTCGTCTTGGGaaaattcatcaagtgtgtCTGATTGTAGTAGTGAATGGGCTGCTTTTAGGCAACTTGGGCTGGATTGTGATAATTATGGATCAGATGGGAGTGAGTATTTTGTTGGATCAGATCCATTAATGGCTGGGTGGATTAGCAGTCCAGATATTATGAGTAGCACTAGTACTAATGAAGGATCATCTAGAAGCAAAAGGTTTAAGGTTTCTTCTTCTGTTATGGTTCCTCCTACTTTTACTGAATCTCCATTACATGATGCTCAAAATTATGTACCattttaa
- the LOC107020669 gene encoding RING-H2 finger protein ATL64-like — MFGSGMNLITTIIGFGMSATFIVFVCTRLICGRISRRQSRQMFEIESGIDLEQPEHRINGLDSVMVAAIPTMKFHSEAFTSSEEDTQCSICLSEYQENEVLRIMPKCGHSFHLSCIDIWLRKQSTCPVCRLSVQESIENKQRRPAMLGRDQNSDSSEISLEHSRQWFLRTAERSQGTVSNSNEAVSISINPEPEVSREAEARS, encoded by the exons ATGTTTGGGTCTGGCATGAATCTGATAACCACAATAATTGGTTTTGGGATGAGTGCAACTTTTATTGTGTTTGTCTGTACTAGACTGATTTGTGGTAGGATAAGCAGGAGGCAATCAAGGCAAATGTTTGAAATTGAATCAGGGATTGATCTTGAACAG CCAGAGCATCGAATTAATGGGCTTGACTCAGTTATGGTTGCTGCAATTCCGACCATGAAATTTCACAGTGAGGCTTTCACCTCCTCAGAAGAAGATACACA GTGCAGTATATGCTTATCGGAGTACCAGGAGAACGAAGTTCTGAGAATTATGCCCAAATGTGGCCATAGTTTCCATCTttcatgcattgatatatggCTAAGAAAACAGTCTACCTGTCCAGTTTGTCGTCTTTCTGTACAGGAAtctattgaaaacaaacaaaggCGCCCTGCAATGCTTGGCAGGGATCAGAACTCTGATAGTTCTGAAATTTCATTGGAGCATTCAAGGCAGTGGTTTCTACGTACTGCTGAGCGGTCACAAGGTACTGTAAGTAACAGCAATGAAGCAGTTTCTATTTCAATTAATCCTGAACCTGAGGTCTCTCGGGAAGCAGAAGCAAGGTCATGA